In Nocardioides dokdonensis FR1436, the following are encoded in one genomic region:
- a CDS encoding acetyl/propionyl/methylcrotonyl-CoA carboxylase subunit alpha gives MNTLLVANRGEIARRVLATARRLGWRTVALHTDLDAGALHVTEADRAVRVASYLDIGEVVAAVRASGAGFVHPGYGFLSERAPFARALAEAGITLVGPSADVMDAMGRKDAARVLAVEAGVPVVPSYDLDDDPAGFAYPVLVKAAAGGGGKGMRVVRSSGEYAEALAAAQREAASSFGDDTMLIEKYVESGRHIEVQVMGDTHGHVVHLFERDCSTQRRHQKVLEEAPAPTISAEQRAAITASATALAAQVGYTGAGTVEFLLDNASGEFYFLEMNTRLQVEHPVTEEVARVRGERVDLVALQLAVATGAHLGFTQDDVTLEGHAIEARVYAEDSFGGFLPQAGTASLVRWPVAVERTGTRVRVDHALVSGQEVSTAYDPMLGKVVVWGPDRESARAGLVAALDDTAVLGLTTNTGFLRALVAGQEFGDATLDTAWLDRHEVPAPDGALARVFAAWTQVLLDTTDSPGSHDSPGATGRAAGPWHADGWRMGADPAPDTVTLGTDQLVVDRHRGRVDEGARSWEVRTVSAADHTMHLLVDGQAEHAVLHVRSGAVEVVHRGQRWAWERPDPFADRGPEAGDGSLVAPMPGTVLDVRVEAGQQVAEGDVLGVLEAMKMELALTAPFAGTVVTVDAVVGRQVPLGHVLFHVEPHDDTQQEQG, from the coding sequence ATGAACACCCTTCTCGTAGCCAACCGCGGCGAGATCGCCCGCCGGGTCCTGGCCACCGCACGCCGTCTCGGCTGGCGCACCGTGGCCCTGCACACCGACCTCGACGCCGGCGCGCTGCACGTCACCGAGGCGGACCGTGCCGTGCGCGTCGCGTCCTACCTCGACATCGGGGAGGTCGTGGCCGCCGTTCGTGCCAGCGGCGCCGGGTTCGTCCACCCGGGCTACGGCTTCCTCTCCGAGCGCGCCCCGTTCGCACGGGCGTTGGCCGAGGCCGGCATCACCCTGGTCGGTCCCAGCGCCGACGTGATGGACGCGATGGGCCGCAAGGACGCCGCCCGCGTCCTCGCGGTCGAGGCCGGGGTGCCCGTGGTGCCCTCCTACGACCTGGACGACGACCCGGCCGGGTTCGCCTACCCGGTGCTGGTCAAGGCCGCCGCCGGCGGCGGCGGCAAGGGCATGCGCGTGGTCCGCTCGTCCGGCGAGTACGCCGAGGCGCTCGCCGCCGCGCAGCGCGAGGCCGCCTCCTCGTTCGGTGACGACACCATGCTCATCGAGAAGTACGTCGAGTCCGGCCGCCACATCGAGGTGCAGGTCATGGGCGACACCCACGGCCACGTCGTGCACCTCTTCGAGCGCGACTGCTCCACCCAGCGCCGGCACCAGAAGGTGCTCGAGGAGGCGCCCGCCCCCACCATCAGCGCGGAGCAGCGGGCCGCGATCACCGCCTCGGCGACCGCGCTGGCCGCCCAGGTGGGCTACACCGGCGCCGGCACCGTCGAGTTCCTGCTCGACAACGCGTCCGGGGAGTTCTACTTCCTCGAGATGAACACCCGCCTGCAGGTCGAGCACCCGGTCACCGAGGAGGTCGCCCGGGTCCGCGGCGAGCGGGTCGACCTGGTCGCCCTCCAGCTCGCCGTGGCCACCGGCGCCCACCTCGGCTTCACCCAGGACGACGTCACCCTGGAGGGCCACGCCATCGAGGCCCGGGTCTACGCCGAGGACTCCTTCGGCGGGTTCCTGCCCCAGGCCGGCACCGCCTCGCTGGTGCGGTGGCCGGTCGCGGTCGAGCGGACCGGCACCCGGGTCCGGGTCGACCACGCCCTGGTCTCGGGCCAGGAGGTCAGCACCGCCTACGACCCGATGCTCGGCAAGGTCGTCGTGTGGGGGCCCGACCGCGAGAGCGCCCGCGCCGGCCTGGTCGCCGCGCTCGACGACACCGCCGTCCTGGGTCTGACCACCAACACCGGGTTCCTGCGGGCGCTGGTCGCGGGGCAGGAGTTCGGCGACGCCACCCTCGACACCGCGTGGCTGGACCGGCACGAGGTGCCGGCGCCCGACGGCGCCCTGGCCCGGGTCTTCGCGGCCTGGACCCAGGTGCTGCTCGACACCACCGACAGCCCTGGCAGTCACGACAGCCCCGGCGCGACCGGTCGCGCCGCGGGCCCCTGGCACGCCGACGGCTGGCGGATGGGCGCCGACCCGGCCCCCGACACCGTGACCCTGGGCACCGACCAGCTCGTCGTCGACCGGCACCGCGGTCGGGTCGACGAGGGTGCTCGCTCCTGGGAGGTCCGCACCGTCTCGGCCGCGGACCACACCATGCACCTGCTCGTCGACGGCCAGGCGGAGCACGCCGTGCTGCACGTGCGCTCCGGCGCCGTCGAGGTCGTGCACCGCGGCCAGCGCTGGGCCTGGGAGCGGCCCGATCCGTTCGCCGACCGCGGCCCCGAGGCCGGCGACGGCTCCTTGGTGGCTCCGATGCCCGGCACCGTGCTCGACGTCCGGGTCGAGGCGGGCCAGCAGGTCGCCGAGGGCGACGTCCTCGGCGTCCTCGAGGCGATGAAGATGGAGCTCGCGCTCACCGCGCCGTTCGCCGGCACCGTCGTCACCGTCGACGCCGTGGTGGGCCGCCAGGTGCCCCTGGGGCACGTGTTGTTCCACGTGGAACCACACGACGACACCCAGCAGGAGCAGGGGTGA
- a CDS encoding EcsC family protein, with protein MSKRGLLAGQVGRRLAPKVTGLAPGLTSSFVREALQRAIRGVGPLPGAAAAADEQLREQHGDVDKAVHEVIENHVRYAGAQGFLTNIGGVVTATVAIPANITGLALVQCRMIAGIAHLRGYDLEDPRVRNAILVCLLGEDDAQRLVKDGTVPAGPADLATGPASDAELDLRISRAVADDIVTAIMGKRLAVTVGRRVPVVGGVVGMGADGYSTWKIGRYADRALLPRAAR; from the coding sequence GTGAGCAAACGTGGACTACTGGCCGGACAGGTCGGCCGCCGCCTGGCCCCCAAAGTGACCGGTCTCGCCCCCGGGCTGACCTCCTCCTTCGTGCGCGAGGCGCTGCAGCGCGCCATCCGCGGCGTCGGGCCGCTGCCGGGGGCCGCGGCGGCCGCCGACGAGCAGCTGCGCGAGCAGCACGGCGACGTCGACAAGGCCGTGCACGAGGTGATCGAGAACCACGTCCGGTACGCCGGCGCGCAGGGGTTCCTGACCAACATCGGCGGTGTCGTCACGGCGACCGTGGCGATCCCCGCCAACATCACCGGTCTCGCCCTGGTGCAGTGCCGGATGATCGCCGGCATCGCGCACCTGCGTGGCTACGACCTCGAGGACCCGCGGGTGCGCAACGCGATCCTGGTCTGCCTGCTCGGCGAGGACGACGCCCAGCGCCTGGTCAAGGACGGCACCGTCCCGGCCGGTCCGGCCGATCTGGCCACCGGTCCGGCCTCCGACGCCGAGCTCGACCTGCGGATCTCCCGCGCGGTCGCCGACGACATCGTCACCGCCATCATGGGCAAGCGCCTCGCGGTGACGGTGGGGCGCCGGGTGCCGGTGGTCGGTGGTGTGGTCGGCATGGGCGCCGACGGCTACTCGACGTGGAAGATCGGCCGCTACGCCGACCGCGCGCTCCTGCCGCGCGCGGCGCGGTAG
- the aat gene encoding leucyl/phenylalanyl-tRNA--protein transferase yields MPVEPAPTPWSFGDPARFDARDDLVGVGADLAPGTLLAAYRQGLFPMPSGQRGDPMYWFCPVHRGVLPLDGVHVSRSLRRSMRSFEVRVDTAFEEVLDACADPRRPSGWIDGEIREAYLRLHDLGWAHSVETWREGRLVGGLYGVASGGLFAGESMFHRETDASKAALVALVDLLDDEHAADRLLDVQWSTPHLASLGVIEIGREEYLRRLARAVTTPLPAALDDSGLDRQGMETG; encoded by the coding sequence GTGCCCGTCGAACCCGCCCCGACCCCCTGGTCGTTCGGCGACCCCGCGCGCTTCGACGCCCGCGACGACCTGGTGGGGGTGGGGGCCGACCTCGCCCCGGGCACCCTGCTCGCGGCCTACCGCCAGGGCCTGTTCCCGATGCCCTCGGGCCAGCGCGGCGACCCGATGTACTGGTTCTGCCCCGTGCACCGCGGCGTGCTGCCGCTGGACGGGGTGCACGTCTCGCGGTCCCTGCGCCGCTCGATGCGCTCCTTCGAGGTCCGTGTCGACACCGCCTTCGAGGAGGTCCTCGACGCCTGCGCCGACCCGCGCCGGCCCTCGGGCTGGATCGACGGCGAGATCCGCGAGGCCTACCTGCGCCTGCACGACCTGGGGTGGGCGCACAGCGTCGAGACCTGGCGCGAGGGCCGGCTGGTGGGTGGCCTGTACGGCGTCGCGAGCGGCGGGCTCTTCGCCGGCGAGTCGATGTTCCACCGCGAGACCGACGCCTCGAAGGCCGCCCTCGTGGCCCTGGTCGACCTGCTCGACGACGAGCACGCGGCGGACCGGCTCCTCGACGTGCAGTGGAGCACCCCGCACCTGGCCAGCCTCGGGGTCATCGAGATCGGGCGCGAGGAGTACCTGCGCCGGCTGGCCCGCGCGGTGACGACGCCGCTGCCGGCGGCCCTGGACGACTCCGGTCTGGACAGGCAAGGCATGGAAACGGGGTGA
- a CDS encoding rhodanese-like domain-containing protein, translating into MTSMPVPTVSLDRVPDPLPEDLSVLDVREPTEWAHAHIAGALHIPIGELVARVSEVPAGRTLVVCRIGGRSAQAVAWLSQHGHDVVNLDGGMLDWEAAGRPMLSETGQPPQVV; encoded by the coding sequence ATGACCTCGATGCCCGTTCCCACCGTCAGCCTCGACCGCGTGCCCGACCCGCTGCCCGAGGACCTGTCCGTGCTCGACGTGCGCGAACCGACCGAGTGGGCGCACGCCCACATCGCAGGGGCGCTGCACATCCCGATCGGTGAGCTCGTCGCCCGGGTCAGCGAGGTGCCGGCGGGGCGGACCCTCGTGGTGTGCCGCATCGGCGGGCGCTCCGCGCAGGCCGTGGCGTGGTTGTCGCAGCACGGCCACGACGTCGTCAACCTCGACGGCGGGATGCTCGACTGGGAGGCGGCCGGTCGGCCGATGCTCAGCGAGACCGGCCAGCCGCCCCAGGTCGTCTAG
- a CDS encoding APC family permease, with amino-acid sequence MSSSPSPALARRLGTGDAVVIGLGSMIGAGVFAAFAPAARAAGAGLLLGLAIAAVVAYCNATSSAQLAAQYPTSGGTYVYGRERLGAWPGFLAGWGFVVGKTASCAAMALTFAAYAAPAGWQRPVAVAAVLALAAVNYRGVTRTARLTRVIVAVVLMALTVAVTAGLAGGGADPARVGVALDGGVGWYPLLQSAGLLFFAFAGYARIATLGEEVREPGRTIPRAIQVALGLTVLVYAAVAVTVLAVLGADGVAASSAPLADAVAAGTWSAAEPVVRVGAAAASLGALLALIAGIGRTTLAMARHDDLPRWLGAVHPRHQVPHHAEVALAAVVCLLVLTVDLRGAIAFSSFGVLVYYLVANLAALTQDRAHRRFPRVLAVLGALGCTVLVVTLPWPAVLGGAAVLLIGVGHRLVRLRWRSPTRRNP; translated from the coding sequence GTGAGCTCCTCCCCCTCCCCCGCCCTGGCCCGGCGGCTCGGGACCGGGGACGCGGTCGTGATCGGTCTCGGTTCGATGATCGGGGCGGGGGTCTTCGCGGCGTTCGCCCCCGCTGCGCGCGCGGCCGGCGCCGGGTTGCTGCTCGGCCTCGCGATCGCGGCGGTGGTGGCCTACTGCAACGCCACGTCCTCGGCCCAGCTCGCCGCGCAGTACCCGACCTCGGGCGGCACCTACGTCTACGGCCGCGAGCGCCTCGGGGCGTGGCCGGGCTTCCTGGCCGGCTGGGGCTTCGTGGTCGGCAAGACCGCCTCGTGCGCGGCGATGGCCCTCACCTTCGCGGCGTACGCCGCCCCCGCGGGCTGGCAGCGCCCCGTGGCAGTGGCGGCGGTGCTCGCCCTGGCGGCGGTGAACTACCGCGGGGTGACCCGCACCGCCCGCCTCACGCGGGTGATCGTCGCCGTGGTGCTGATGGCGCTGACCGTCGCGGTCACGGCCGGGCTCGCCGGCGGCGGCGCCGACCCGGCCCGGGTCGGCGTCGCCCTCGACGGCGGGGTGGGCTGGTACCCGCTGCTGCAGTCCGCGGGGCTGCTGTTCTTCGCCTTCGCCGGCTACGCGCGCATCGCCACCCTGGGCGAGGAGGTGCGCGAGCCCGGGCGCACGATCCCGCGCGCCATCCAGGTCGCGCTCGGGCTCACGGTGCTCGTCTACGCCGCCGTCGCGGTCACCGTGCTGGCGGTGCTGGGCGCCGACGGGGTCGCGGCCAGCAGCGCCCCGCTCGCCGACGCCGTCGCGGCGGGCACCTGGTCGGCGGCCGAGCCGGTGGTGCGAGTCGGCGCCGCAGCCGCCTCGCTCGGCGCGCTGCTGGCGCTGATCGCGGGCATCGGGCGCACCACCCTGGCGATGGCGCGCCACGACGACCTGCCCCGCTGGCTGGGCGCGGTGCACCCACGCCACCAGGTGCCCCACCACGCGGAGGTCGCCCTGGCGGCGGTGGTCTGCCTGCTGGTGCTCACCGTCGACCTGCGCGGGGCGATCGCCTTCTCGTCCTTCGGCGTGCTCGTCTACTACCTCGTGGCCAACCTGGCCGCGCTCACCCAGGACCGGGCGCACCGTCGCTTCCCCCGGGTCCTGGCGGTCCTCGGTGCGCTCGGCTGCACGGTCCTGGTGGTGACCCTGCCGTGGCCCGCAGTGCTCGGGGGCGCAGCGGTCCTGCTCATCGGCGTCGGCCACCGCCTGGTTCGGTTACGGTGGAGGAGCCCGACCCGAAGGAACCCATGA
- a CDS encoding Fpg/Nei family DNA glycosylase produces the protein MPELPEVEALALDLGGRLAGRAITRVHVAQFSALKTFDPPLGALEGLLVDGVTRHGKFLDIDVSGTHLVMHLARAGWVRWRAEVPALPPKPSPKSVIAARIVLDDETGLDVTEAGTRKSLAMYVVRDPLEVPGIASLGPDPLTDDFTRERFAEILRTEGRKQLKGVLRHQGTIAGIGNAYSDEILHAARMSPYKPASSVTDDELTVLYAALRETLGAAVDRSRGLAASELKGEKKTHLAVHGRTGEACPVCGDTVREVSFADSSLQYCATCQTGGKPLADRRMSKLLK, from the coding sequence ATGCCGGAGCTGCCCGAGGTGGAGGCCCTGGCCCTCGACCTGGGGGGCCGGTTGGCGGGCCGTGCGATCACCCGGGTCCACGTGGCGCAGTTCAGTGCCCTGAAGACCTTCGACCCGCCGCTGGGCGCCCTCGAGGGTCTGCTGGTCGACGGCGTCACCCGGCACGGCAAGTTCCTCGACATCGACGTCTCCGGCACCCACCTGGTCATGCACCTCGCGCGCGCGGGCTGGGTGCGCTGGCGCGCCGAGGTGCCGGCCCTGCCGCCGAAGCCGAGCCCCAAGTCGGTGATCGCCGCGCGGATCGTGCTCGACGACGAGACGGGTCTCGACGTCACCGAGGCCGGCACCCGCAAGAGCCTGGCGATGTACGTCGTGCGCGACCCGCTCGAGGTGCCCGGCATCGCGAGCCTGGGCCCCGACCCGCTCACCGACGACTTCACCCGCGAGCGGTTCGCGGAGATCCTGCGGACCGAGGGCCGCAAGCAGCTCAAGGGCGTGCTGCGCCACCAGGGCACCATCGCCGGCATCGGCAACGCCTACTCCGACGAGATCCTGCACGCGGCCCGGATGTCGCCGTACAAGCCGGCATCCTCGGTGACCGACGACGAGCTCACCGTCCTGTACGCCGCGCTGCGCGAGACCCTCGGCGCTGCCGTGGACCGCTCGCGGGGGCTCGCGGCCAGCGAGCTCAAGGGCGAGAAGAAGACGCACCTGGCGGTGCACGGCCGCACCGGCGAGGCCTGCCCGGTGTGCGGTGACACCGTGCGCGAGGTGTCCTTCGCCGACTCGAGCCTGCAGTACTGCGCCACCTGCCAGACCGGGGGCAAGCCGTTGGCGGACCGCCGGATGAGCAAGCTCCTCAAGTGA